The following are from one region of the Corylus avellana chromosome ca1, CavTom2PMs-1.0 genome:
- the LOC132167188 gene encoding protein PLANT CADMIUM RESISTANCE 1-like, giving the protein MAQPKGEGTWSTGLWDCFSDMRSCFVTFWCPCITFGQISEIVDKGESSCCGNAALFFLISLFTSCGFCYSCVYRQKLRKQYMLEESPCLDCCVHLFCLHCALCQEYRELKNRGFDVPHGWHGNAQMNNQGVALAPAVEGAMKR; this is encoded by the exons ATGGCTCAACCAAAGGGTGAAGGCACTTGGTCAACCGGCCTCTGGGACTGCTTCTCCGACATGCGTAGCT GTTTCGTGACATTTTGGTGTCCATGCATTACTTTCGGGCAGATCTCCGAGATTGTAGATAAAGGAGAATCCT CCTGCTGTGGAAATGCAGCCCTGTTTTTCCTGATAAGTCTTTTCACAAGTTGTGGCTTTTGTTACTCATGCGTTTATCGTCAAAAACTGCGAAAACAGTATATGTTGGAGGAGAGCCCCTGTTTGGATTGCTGTGTTCATCTTTTCTGCCTTCATTGTGCCTTGTGCCAAGAATATCGTGAGCTCAAGAACCGTGGGTTTGACGTGCCCCAtg GATGGCATGGGAACGCGCAAATGAACAATCAAGGAGTGGCGCTGGCTCCGGCTGTGGAAGGAGCGATGAAGCGGTGA